In a genomic window of Nocardiopsis mwathae:
- a CDS encoding SWIM zinc finger family protein has translation MRARGPVGDTWWGHGFVRGFASFGDPGRFSRGRTYARNGSVQRIDLEPGLARARVSGSRATPYRVTVHCEPVEFEVWERVAEALAESPGAAEAVRRLEEGELPVEVEEAFAAAGVELFPVLGEMTPSCSCPDWGYPCKHAAAVLYAMADFFDSNPAAFLAWRGCVWDELVAALEAFGSGADRPRGALEIEAAPLADRVTDFWAATDPVPLPGPPRPFAPLEHWADGIPALQRALSPVYDAMVAAETEDDDTRTS, from the coding sequence ATGAGGGCGCGCGGGCCGGTCGGCGACACGTGGTGGGGGCACGGGTTCGTGCGGGGCTTCGCGTCCTTCGGCGACCCCGGCAGGTTCTCGCGCGGGCGCACGTACGCCCGCAACGGGTCGGTGCAGCGCATCGACCTGGAACCGGGGCTGGCCCGGGCGCGCGTGAGCGGCTCGCGGGCGACGCCGTACCGTGTCACGGTCCACTGCGAGCCGGTCGAATTCGAGGTGTGGGAGCGGGTCGCCGAGGCGCTGGCCGAATCCCCCGGCGCCGCCGAGGCGGTGCGTCGGCTGGAGGAGGGCGAGCTCCCGGTGGAGGTGGAGGAGGCGTTCGCCGCCGCAGGCGTGGAGTTGTTCCCGGTCCTCGGGGAGATGACGCCGTCGTGCTCCTGCCCGGACTGGGGTTACCCCTGCAAGCACGCGGCGGCCGTGCTGTACGCGATGGCGGACTTCTTCGACTCGAACCCCGCGGCGTTCCTGGCATGGCGGGGATGCGTGTGGGACGAGCTGGTGGCGGCGCTGGAGGCGTTCGGCAGCGGCGCCGACCGCCCCCGCGGCGCACTGGAGATCGAGGCGGCGCCGCTGGCCGACCGCGTCACCGACTTCTGGGCGGCCACCGACCCGGTCCCACTCCCCGGGCCGCCGCGGCCGTTCGCCCCCCTGGAGCACTGGGCGGACGGGATCCCGGCACTGCAGCGTGCGCTTTCGCCCGTGTACGACGCCATGGTCGCAGCGGAAACGGAAGATGACGACACCCGCACGAGCTGA
- a CDS encoding siderophore-interacting protein, with protein sequence MAEPRPRAKRTVHCGRVEKAERITPHMVRVVLGGEGLAAFGTSGPTDSYVKLLFAPPGVDYPEPLDVEAIRAERPREEWPIQRTYTVRAWDPTARLLTIDFVVHGDSGVAGPWAADARPGDLLRFVGPGGAYAPGTDADWHLLAGDEAALPAIAASIELLPAGRTAHAFIEVADAAEEQPLPTEADLRVHWLHRGSRPVGAALVEAVKALEFPAGRVQAFVHGEANAVKELRSYLRVERAIAREDLSISGYWRLGRNEDAWQSSKAEWNRRVEEEEAARLGSTV encoded by the coding sequence ATGGCGGAGCCGCGCCCACGCGCGAAGAGGACCGTCCACTGCGGGCGGGTCGAGAAGGCCGAGCGCATCACCCCGCACATGGTCCGGGTGGTGCTCGGCGGCGAGGGCCTGGCCGCGTTCGGCACGAGCGGGCCGACCGACAGCTACGTCAAGCTACTCTTCGCCCCGCCCGGCGTGGACTACCCCGAGCCCCTCGACGTCGAGGCGATCCGCGCCGAGCGGCCCCGGGAGGAGTGGCCGATCCAGCGCACCTACACGGTGCGGGCCTGGGACCCGACGGCGCGGCTGCTCACCATCGACTTCGTCGTTCACGGCGATTCGGGCGTCGCCGGCCCGTGGGCCGCCGACGCCCGCCCCGGCGACCTGCTGCGGTTCGTGGGCCCCGGCGGCGCCTATGCCCCCGGGACCGACGCCGACTGGCACCTGCTCGCCGGGGACGAGGCGGCGCTTCCGGCCATCGCGGCCTCGATCGAGCTCCTGCCTGCGGGGCGCACCGCGCACGCCTTCATCGAGGTGGCCGACGCGGCCGAGGAGCAGCCCCTGCCGACCGAGGCCGATCTCCGCGTCCATTGGCTGCACCGCGGGTCACGGCCCGTGGGTGCCGCGCTCGTCGAGGCGGTCAAGGCGCTGGAGTTCCCGGCGGGACGTGTCCAGGCCTTCGTGCACGGCGAAGCCAACGCCGTCAAGGAGCTCCGCTCCTACCTGCGCGTCGAGCGCGCGATCGCCCGGGAGGACCTGTCCATCTCCGGCTACTGGCGCCTGGGCCGGAATGAGGACGCCTGGCAGTCTTCCAAGGCCGAATGGAACCGCCGCGTCGAAGAGGAGGAGGCGGCCCGCCTCGGCTCCACCGTCTGA
- a CDS encoding cytochrome P450: MSDAAASFIIGVGHRARSTPSAGRQAVDVAALDALDALQRDPYPHYARARRRDGLIYVGELDAWLVARYADVQEVLNRPSDFSSAKAMRPDATPSPAALSELAKGVSGSSIVLTSDGARHRRLREPHTRGMSTARVITLIPFITERVAALIDGFAADGGVELMGAYAERLPGEVIGRLLGLAPHDVPGAVHAGRRAEQLLFRPLDPDDQAAAARDYVALQHLMDDYARRRRTEPRADLCTDMIRALCPGSAQPTDSDRGDLVATLVNVLLAGHLTTAALIGTAVLHLLRHRDQWELLCEHPELIPQAVEEAARFDAPVQGFRRVATRDVELAGTRLPAGSELFVAFGSANRDEALCDRPDTFDVTRTGVRHLAFGHGVHSCPGVRLARAQVRITLETLTRRLPGLRLAPGWDGAVTMRPTLIHRSPEMLPLVW, translated from the coding sequence TTGTCCGACGCCGCGGCGTCGTTCATCATCGGCGTTGGGCACCGTGCCCGCAGCACACCGTCCGCCGGGAGGCAGGCCGTGGATGTCGCCGCATTGGACGCACTCGACGCGCTGCAGCGCGACCCCTACCCCCACTACGCCCGGGCCCGCCGCCGCGACGGGCTGATCTACGTCGGCGAACTGGACGCGTGGCTGGTCGCCCGCTACGCCGACGTCCAGGAGGTGCTGAACCGGCCGTCCGACTTCTCCTCGGCGAAGGCGATGCGCCCCGATGCCACGCCGAGCCCGGCCGCCCTCTCCGAGCTGGCCAAGGGCGTCAGCGGCAGCTCCATCGTGCTCACCTCTGACGGCGCACGGCACCGCCGGTTGCGGGAGCCGCACACCCGCGGGATGTCCACGGCCCGCGTCATCACGCTGATCCCGTTCATCACCGAGCGCGTCGCCGCCCTCATCGACGGCTTCGCCGCCGACGGCGGGGTCGAGCTGATGGGCGCCTACGCCGAGCGGCTTCCGGGCGAGGTGATCGGGCGGCTGCTCGGGCTCGCCCCCCACGACGTCCCCGGTGCCGTGCACGCCGGACGCCGCGCCGAGCAGCTGCTGTTCCGCCCGCTCGACCCCGACGACCAGGCGGCCGCCGCCCGCGACTACGTGGCCCTCCAGCACCTCATGGACGACTACGCGCGCCGCCGCCGCACGGAGCCGCGCGCGGACCTGTGCACGGACATGATCCGGGCGCTGTGCCCCGGGTCGGCCCAGCCGACGGACTCCGACCGCGGCGACCTGGTCGCGACCCTGGTGAACGTGCTGCTCGCCGGGCACCTGACCACCGCCGCGCTGATCGGCACCGCGGTGCTGCACCTGCTGCGCCACCGCGACCAGTGGGAGCTGCTGTGTGAGCACCCCGAACTCATTCCACAGGCTGTGGAGGAAGCCGCCCGATTCGACGCCCCGGTGCAGGGGTTCCGCCGTGTCGCCACCCGCGACGTCGAGCTGGCCGGGACCCGGCTTCCGGCCGGATCGGAGCTGTTCGTGGCGTTCGGCTCCGCCAACCGGGACGAGGCGCTGTGCGACCGCCCCGACACCTTCGACGTGACGCGCACGGGCGTACGGCACCTGGCGTTCGGGCACGGCGTGCACAGCTGCCCCGGCGTCCGGCTGGCACGCGCCCAGGTGCGGATCACGCTGGAGACGCTGACCCGGCGCCTGCCCGGTCTGCGGTTGGCCCCGGGCTGGGACGGGGCCGTGACCATGCGGCCCACCCTGATCCACCGCTCCCCGGAAATGCTCCCCCTGGTCTGGTGA
- a CDS encoding MFS transporter → MSTTRLRRRAATVLVLAFGAMGFQVGAWALSLPAVVDELDLDVGRIGITLACMAGAGIAATTVSGRIAERITVRLTLALGAAASGFGFLVMPLLDSFITFTIGAMVTGVGLGMFDVAANAAGSLEEHRSGRTLLSKLHAVFSAAAASAAVLAYLLNGETGFAPSFWAAGLACIAGAIAALRLPVADRPTIDTPTSERPCASRDLTRLVTAASVFAFVIVCGAFTVDAALEGFAALFIDQLPGQGAAQSALGLASLYLASAVGRAAATPAIRRLGDWKTLLIGLGIVLTGAIVLVGVGAAWASAVGMLLIGIGLAPAAPIGYSVMGRSRANGVERATARLTTAGYGAFVLAPLVIGAVGSESLSDAFRLLPILLFIMVLVTAWFGHRTHTLGRGGAHEVAS, encoded by the coding sequence ATGTCGACCACGCGACTCCGCAGGCGGGCGGCGACGGTGCTCGTCCTCGCCTTCGGGGCCATGGGCTTCCAGGTCGGAGCCTGGGCCCTCTCCCTACCCGCGGTCGTCGACGAGCTCGACCTCGATGTCGGCCGGATCGGCATCACCCTGGCCTGTATGGCCGGTGCGGGCATCGCCGCCACGACCGTCTCCGGCCGGATCGCCGAGCGGATCACGGTCCGGCTCACCCTCGCCCTCGGCGCCGCCGCCAGCGGATTCGGCTTCCTCGTCATGCCGCTGCTGGACTCGTTCATCACGTTCACCATCGGTGCCATGGTCACCGGTGTGGGGCTGGGGATGTTCGACGTGGCGGCCAATGCCGCGGGCAGCCTCGAAGAACACAGGAGCGGCAGGACCCTGCTGTCGAAGCTGCACGCCGTGTTCAGCGCCGCGGCCGCAAGCGCGGCGGTACTCGCGTACCTGCTCAACGGCGAGACCGGCTTCGCGCCGTCGTTCTGGGCGGCGGGCCTCGCCTGTATCGCGGGCGCGATCGCGGCGCTGCGGCTGCCCGTCGCGGACCGCCCCACCATCGACACGCCCACAAGCGAGCGCCCCTGCGCGAGTCGCGACCTGACGAGGCTCGTGACCGCGGCGTCGGTGTTCGCGTTCGTCATCGTGTGCGGGGCGTTCACGGTCGACGCCGCGTTGGAGGGGTTCGCGGCGCTGTTCATCGACCAGCTGCCCGGTCAGGGGGCGGCGCAGAGCGCCCTCGGTCTCGCGTCGCTCTACCTTGCGTCGGCGGTCGGCCGCGCGGCCGCCACTCCCGCCATAAGGCGGCTCGGCGACTGGAAGACGCTGCTGATCGGGCTCGGGATCGTGTTGACGGGCGCGATCGTCCTGGTCGGGGTCGGGGCAGCATGGGCAAGCGCGGTGGGGATGCTGCTCATCGGGATCGGCCTGGCTCCGGCAGCACCCATCGGCTATTCGGTCATGGGCCGCAGCCGCGCGAACGGCGTCGAACGGGCCACTGCGCGACTCACCACCGCGGGTTACGGGGCCTTCGTTCTGGCGCCGCTGGTGATCGGCGCGGTCGGCAGTGAGTCGCTGTCCGATGCGTTCCGCCTCCTGCCGATCCTGCTCTTCATCATGGTGCTGGTGACCGCCTGGTTCGGCCATAGGACCCACACACTCGGCCGCGGGGGCGCGCACGAGGTGGCCTCGTGA
- a CDS encoding helix-turn-helix domain-containing protein: MPTSPTVRRRQLSAELRRLRLAAGLTLDAVAEALETSRGKISHIETGRRKKPSIIEVTALLDLYQVKDPQQRTAVLDLARQSRETGWWTKYDDVFTGAYVGLEAEATHIQTYEPMGVPGLLQTPEYAAEIATASLKRPADVDRHVEARTHRQELLTKDDAPEVWAIMEETSLLRLARWPELLRGQVEHLLAAATAPGPVTLQLVPLHAGLHPGVSGAFVVMQFETAPTVVYCETLTDGLYVERAEEIDAYRRAFDHLQGFALSTRETVARLRELLP; encoded by the coding sequence ATGCCGACCAGTCCGACCGTCAGGCGACGCCAGCTGTCCGCAGAACTACGCCGCCTGCGCCTCGCCGCAGGGCTCACGCTCGACGCGGTGGCCGAAGCGCTGGAGACGTCACGCGGGAAGATCTCCCATATCGAGACCGGGCGCCGTAAGAAGCCGTCCATCATCGAGGTCACGGCACTGCTCGACCTGTACCAGGTGAAGGACCCGCAACAGCGAACGGCCGTCTTGGACTTGGCGCGGCAATCACGCGAGACGGGCTGGTGGACCAAGTACGACGACGTGTTCACCGGCGCCTACGTAGGCCTGGAAGCCGAGGCGACGCACATCCAGACCTACGAGCCGATGGGTGTGCCCGGCCTGCTCCAAACTCCGGAGTACGCGGCGGAGATCGCCACCGCTTCACTGAAGCGCCCGGCCGACGTCGATCGCCATGTGGAAGCCCGCACGCACAGGCAGGAACTGCTGACCAAGGACGACGCCCCTGAGGTCTGGGCGATCATGGAAGAGACGAGCCTCCTCCGCTTGGCGCGCTGGCCCGAACTCCTGCGCGGGCAAGTTGAGCACCTACTCGCGGCCGCAACCGCTCCGGGGCCGGTAACCCTCCAGCTCGTGCCGCTCCACGCAGGGCTGCACCCGGGCGTTTCAGGGGCATTCGTCGTGATGCAGTTTGAAACCGCACCAACCGTGGTGTACTGCGAGACTTTGACCGATGGTCTCTATGTGGAGCGGGCGGAGGAAATCGATGCCTACCGGCGCGCGTTCGACCATCTACAAGGGTTCGCGCTGAGCACACGGGAGACCGTGGCACGACTACGCGAACTGCTGCCGTAG
- a CDS encoding DUF2283 domain-containing protein: MNITYDADADAAYISVVDTIADGEAASQEHSIPTPHPEGEIILDFDAEGHLLGIEVLGASRVLSTAVLAGAETTG, from the coding sequence ATGAACATCACCTACGACGCGGACGCCGACGCCGCCTACATCTCCGTCGTCGACACCATCGCCGACGGCGAGGCGGCGTCGCAGGAGCACTCCATCCCCACCCCTCACCCGGAGGGCGAGATCATCCTCGACTTCGACGCCGAGGGCCACCTCCTCGGCATCGAGGTCCTCGGCGCCAGCCGGGTTCTGAGCACCGCAGTCCTCGCCGGGGCCGAGACGACCGGCTGA
- a CDS encoding type IV toxin-antitoxin system AbiEi family antitoxin domain-containing protein, which yields MRPIDAALRLAHDQYGVIRTRQARELGVSCSVIDRLVRQGHWKRVHHGVSIIKARLPPEAGTPAGLPRLLLPRLTAALLAVGPTAVIAGTSAARLWGLQGLPRWRWDDPVHVIVPPRHASRTTRGVVQHTWETAPDETTIHHGLEVTTPGRTLRDTVLQADRPCAVSLIDSALNQGLVEVVDLERLAAANRSRRGSRRTRSWWRQADSRAQSTFETRVRLVCTDGGLPPDELQHSFFTPDGVFAGRVDMYWRARRLAVECDGREPHGRPEVLADDRRRQNRLTLVRPRIQLIRLTWDDLRYPDYILDCVRSAPVLRDDHGK from the coding sequence ATGAGGCCTATCGACGCAGCGCTCCGGCTCGCCCACGACCAGTACGGCGTGATCCGGACCCGCCAGGCGCGGGAGTTGGGGGTGAGCTGCTCCGTCATCGACCGGTTGGTCCGACAGGGCCACTGGAAGCGCGTCCACCACGGGGTCAGCATCATCAAGGCCCGCCTACCGCCCGAGGCCGGCACCCCCGCCGGCCTTCCGCGCCTCCTCCTGCCCCGGCTCACCGCCGCGCTCCTCGCCGTCGGGCCCACCGCGGTCATCGCCGGGACTTCGGCCGCCCGCCTGTGGGGACTACAGGGCCTGCCACGCTGGCGCTGGGACGACCCCGTCCACGTCATCGTGCCGCCGAGGCACGCCTCACGGACGACGCGCGGGGTCGTGCAGCACACCTGGGAGACCGCCCCGGACGAGACCACGATCCACCACGGCCTGGAGGTGACCACCCCTGGCCGGACCCTGCGCGACACCGTCTTACAGGCGGACCGGCCCTGCGCGGTCTCGCTGATCGACTCCGCGCTCAACCAGGGATTGGTCGAGGTCGTCGACCTGGAGCGGCTGGCAGCGGCGAACCGTAGCCGCAGGGGCAGCCGCCGCACCCGCTCGTGGTGGCGCCAAGCCGACTCCCGCGCCCAGAGCACCTTCGAGACCCGGGTGCGGCTGGTCTGCACCGACGGCGGCCTTCCCCCGGACGAACTCCAGCACTCCTTCTTCACACCGGACGGAGTCTTCGCCGGGCGGGTGGACATGTACTGGCGGGCACGCCGACTCGCCGTCGAGTGCGACGGACGGGAACCGCACGGCCGCCCCGAGGTACTGGCCGACGACCGCAGAAGGCAGAACAGGCTGACGCTGGTCCGGCCGCGCATCCAGCTGATCCGGCTCACCTGGGACGACCTCCGGTACCCGGACTACATCCTCGACTGCGTCCGCTCGGCCCCCGTCCTGCGCGATGACCATGGGAAGTAA
- the ggt gene encoding gamma-glutamyltransferase, with product MHTRTGIQAVCAAGTAVLLAISPAPAGADERVTAPDRDAVAVGYGGAVSSVDPDATEAGMEILRSGGNAVDAAIATAAALGVTEPYSGGFGGGGYLVYYSAADGEIRTIDGRETAPAAMGEDAFLYEDGEPIPFGEAVTSGLGVGAPGAPATWEYAVKEWGRKPLTQVMRPAIRIAEEGFVVDATFQEQTAANQERFSAFPETVRLFLPDGRPPEPGTVLRNPDLAETYRAFAREGAGVLDGGIGADIAATAAEPPVDPDSTRNVRPGLLTAEDVAGYEVIERDPTHVTYRGLDVYGMAPSSSGGSTVGQALNIVQAAGERAPYSGDADTTAHHLMLEASKLAYADRNVYVGDPDHVDVPLDTLLSQEYANERACFVDTAAAQQAPVAPGDARGSDGCTAAAPPSDEGSEGPSTTHLVTADHQGNVVSYTFSIEQTGGSGITVPGRGFILNNELTDFEFEVTDSGVGAANLPGPGKRPRSSMAPTIVLKDGKPFLALGSPGGATIITTVLQLLVDRVDRGLTLPEAMAAPRLSQRNLPTTQAEPAFFGTEQEKELSALGHTFTETRVIGAATALEFLDDRRIQAVAEPHRRGGGHAAVLRPQR from the coding sequence GTGCACACGAGAACCGGGATCCAGGCGGTCTGCGCCGCGGGCACGGCGGTACTGCTCGCGATCTCCCCAGCCCCCGCGGGGGCCGATGAGCGCGTCACCGCACCGGACCGCGACGCGGTCGCGGTGGGCTACGGCGGTGCGGTCAGCTCGGTCGACCCGGACGCCACCGAGGCCGGGATGGAGATCCTGCGGTCCGGCGGCAACGCCGTGGACGCGGCGATCGCCACGGCCGCCGCGCTCGGCGTCACCGAACCGTACTCCGGCGGGTTCGGCGGTGGCGGATACCTCGTCTACTACAGCGCGGCCGACGGCGAGATCCGCACCATCGACGGGCGCGAGACCGCCCCGGCCGCCATGGGCGAGGACGCCTTCCTCTACGAGGACGGCGAGCCGATCCCCTTCGGCGAGGCGGTCACCTCAGGCCTGGGCGTCGGCGCCCCCGGGGCGCCCGCTACGTGGGAGTACGCGGTCAAGGAGTGGGGGCGCAAACCGCTCACCCAGGTCATGCGCCCGGCGATCCGGATCGCGGAAGAGGGGTTCGTCGTCGACGCGACCTTCCAGGAGCAGACCGCCGCCAACCAGGAGCGGTTCTCGGCCTTCCCGGAGACCGTGCGGCTGTTCCTGCCGGACGGGCGTCCCCCGGAGCCCGGGACGGTGCTGCGCAACCCCGACCTCGCCGAGACGTACCGCGCCTTCGCCCGGGAAGGGGCGGGCGTGCTCGACGGCGGGATCGGCGCGGACATCGCCGCGACCGCCGCCGAGCCGCCGGTGGACCCGGACTCCACCCGCAACGTCCGGCCGGGCCTGCTCACCGCCGAGGACGTGGCCGGCTACGAGGTCATCGAGCGCGATCCCACCCACGTCACCTACCGGGGGCTGGACGTCTACGGCATGGCGCCCTCGTCGTCGGGCGGGTCGACCGTCGGGCAGGCACTCAACATCGTGCAGGCCGCCGGAGAACGGGCCCCCTACTCCGGCGACGCCGACACCACCGCCCACCACCTCATGCTGGAGGCGAGCAAACTCGCCTACGCCGACCGCAACGTCTACGTCGGCGACCCCGACCACGTCGACGTCCCGCTGGACACCCTGCTGTCGCAGGAGTACGCGAATGAGCGCGCCTGCTTCGTCGACACGGCGGCCGCCCAGCAGGCACCGGTCGCCCCGGGTGACGCCCGCGGCTCCGACGGCTGCACGGCGGCGGCCCCGCCCTCGGACGAGGGGAGCGAGGGGCCGTCGACCACCCACCTGGTCACCGCCGACCACCAGGGCAACGTGGTGTCCTACACCTTCAGCATCGAGCAGACGGGCGGCAGCGGCATCACCGTCCCGGGGCGCGGCTTCATCCTCAACAACGAGCTCACCGACTTCGAGTTCGAGGTCACCGACAGCGGTGTGGGCGCCGCCAACCTGCCCGGCCCGGGCAAGCGCCCGCGGTCGAGCATGGCGCCCACGATCGTGCTCAAGGACGGCAAGCCCTTCCTGGCCCTGGGCAGCCCGGGCGGCGCCACGATCATCACGACGGTCCTCCAACTCCTGGTGGACCGGGTCGACCGCGGCCTCACCCTCCCCGAGGCGATGGCCGCGCCGCGCCTGTCCCAGCGCAACCTGCCCACCACCCAGGCCGAACCGGCGTTCTTCGGCACCGAGCAGGAGAAGGAGCTGTCCGCGCTCGGCCACACGTTCACCGAAACCAGGGTGATCGGCGCCGCCACGGCCCTGGAGTTCCTCGACGACCGCCGCATCCAGGCCGTCGCCGAACCCCACCGCCGCGGCGGCGGCCACGCCGCCGTCCTTCGGCCGCAGCGGTGA
- a CDS encoding nucleoside hydrolase translates to MPVPLIIDTDTAQDDCVALLAGLLDPRADLRAITMVAGNVGFEAQVRNAFMTLNAAGRLGEVPIHLGCTRPLVRPWVSAEDVHGDGAGGLDMDFDGCEPEREHAVDALVRLAAERPGELSIVAIGPLTNIAMAAVRDPEFAANVGRLYIMGGSNNGRGNITAAAEFNFYVDPEAAKAVFAAGFDITVVPWAPLTLDQAVFDQTALDEIAALGTPLAEFFTRVCAATLEFDRSVGIDGTTHPDSLTAALLLHPDLVRRSARYNVDVETGSELTRGYAAMSWGVHGLPDNATVVEDVDAAGFHAYIKALLATPTQPARPFR, encoded by the coding sequence ATGCCCGTCCCCCTGATCATCGACACCGACACCGCGCAGGACGACTGCGTCGCCCTCCTCGCCGGGCTGCTCGACCCCCGGGCCGACCTGCGCGCCATCACCATGGTGGCCGGGAACGTCGGCTTCGAGGCGCAGGTCCGCAACGCCTTCATGACGCTGAACGCCGCGGGGCGCCTCGGCGAGGTCCCCATCCACCTGGGGTGCACGCGCCCCCTGGTCCGACCGTGGGTCAGCGCCGAGGACGTGCACGGGGACGGCGCGGGCGGCCTCGACATGGACTTCGACGGCTGCGAGCCCGAGCGCGAGCACGCCGTCGACGCCCTGGTGCGGCTGGCCGCCGAGCGCCCCGGTGAGCTGTCCATCGTCGCCATCGGCCCGCTCACCAACATCGCCATGGCCGCGGTCCGCGACCCGGAATTCGCGGCCAATGTCGGGCGGCTGTACATCATGGGCGGCTCCAACAACGGGCGCGGCAACATCACCGCCGCCGCGGAGTTCAACTTCTACGTCGACCCCGAAGCCGCCAAAGCGGTGTTCGCGGCCGGCTTCGACATCACCGTGGTGCCCTGGGCCCCGCTCACCCTCGACCAGGCCGTCTTCGACCAGACCGCGCTCGACGAGATCGCCGCCCTGGGCACCCCGCTCGCCGAGTTCTTCACCCGGGTGTGCGCGGCCACCCTGGAGTTCGACCGGAGCGTCGGCATCGACGGCACCACCCACCCCGACTCGCTCACCGCCGCCCTGCTCCTCCACCCCGACCTGGTGCGCCGCAGCGCCCGCTACAACGTGGACGTGGAGACCGGCAGCGAGCTGACCCGCGGGTACGCGGCGATGTCGTGGGGCGTGCACGGGCTCCCGGACAACGCCACGGTCGTGGAGGACGTCGACGCGGCGGGCTTCCACGCCTACATCAAGGCGCTGCTGGCCACGCCGACCCAACCGGCGCGCCCCTTCCGCTGA
- the idi gene encoding isopentenyl-diphosphate Delta-isomerase, with product MTHPGESTVRPGGGTGLRENGSAELVVLLDENLERCGVADKMSVHTEETPLHLAFSCYIRDGYGRFLMTRRALSKKTWPGVWTNSCCGHPAPGETMEEAVRRRVGEELGLKVEQVEAALPEFRYRAVSAEGIVENEFCPVFWALATDDPAPDPAEVAEYTWVDWAALVHLATHTPSLISPWAALQIPLLDTERTTTPT from the coding sequence ATGACACACCCAGGTGAGAGCACGGTCAGGCCCGGCGGCGGAACGGGGCTGCGGGAGAACGGCTCGGCCGAACTCGTCGTCCTCCTGGACGAGAATCTCGAACGGTGCGGGGTCGCGGACAAGATGTCGGTCCACACCGAGGAAACGCCACTGCACCTGGCGTTCTCGTGCTATATCCGCGACGGTTACGGCCGATTCCTGATGACGCGTCGTGCCCTGTCCAAAAAGACGTGGCCGGGCGTGTGGACGAACAGCTGCTGCGGCCATCCGGCCCCCGGCGAAACCATGGAAGAGGCGGTCCGGCGCAGGGTCGGCGAGGAACTCGGCCTCAAGGTCGAGCAGGTGGAGGCGGCACTTCCGGAGTTCCGCTACCGCGCGGTCTCGGCCGAGGGAATCGTGGAGAACGAATTCTGCCCGGTGTTCTGGGCGCTGGCCACCGATGACCCCGCCCCCGACCCGGCCGAGGTCGCCGAGTACACCTGGGTCGACTGGGCCGCCCTGGTCCACCTCGCCACCCACACCCCGAGCCTGATCAGCCCATGGGCGGCCCTGCAGATCCCCCTCCTGGACACCGAACGCACCACCACCCCGACCTGA
- a CDS encoding DUF397 domain-containing protein, which yields MHVIPDVLFRTSSYTSGNNCVEVADVPGMSAIRDTKRREDGALMFRSVEWHAFMEAVKSEAL from the coding sequence ATGCACGTTATACCCGATGTCCTGTTTCGCACGTCCAGCTACACGTCCGGCAACAACTGCGTTGAGGTTGCCGATGTGCCTGGCATGTCTGCCATCCGTGACACCAAACGCCGTGAGGACGGAGCGCTGATGTTCCGGTCCGTCGAGTGGCACGCCTTCATGGAGGCGGTCAAGAGCGAGGCACTGTAG